The proteins below come from a single Penaeus monodon isolate SGIC_2016 chromosome 23, NSTDA_Pmon_1, whole genome shotgun sequence genomic window:
- the LOC119588281 gene encoding uncharacterized protein LOC119588281, which translates to MNMFRGVSVLAVVCMVSAAKLPGYSAGGDSGLGVDLGGSGGHGSVFQAVFVGSGNLPASAIVGAGAGIGGGAVGQEYTGPSTGPVTPVDTVEEEYTGPVAAVSPVVTVEEEYTGPSTGPVDSVSPVIAVEEEYTGPSIDAGPVAAVSPVVTVDEEYNAPVAPVPTVDEEYTGPNEVAHVSPPADEYSSPNH; encoded by the exons ATGAATATG TTCCGAGGTGTCTCCGTGCTGGCTGTGGTGTGCATGGTGTCCGCTGCGAAGTTGCCAGGATACAGTGCCGGAGGTGACTCTGGCTTGGGCGTCGATCTAGGAGGCTCAGGAGGCCACGGCAGTGTTTTTCAGGCCGTTTTCGTCGGCAGCGGAAACCTTCCTGCTAGTGCTATTGTAGGCGCTGGAGCAGGCATTGGCGGCGGCGCTGTTGGACAGGAGTACACTGGGCCAAGCACTGGTCCTGTTACTCCTGTTGATACCGTTGAAGAAGAATACACTGGCCCAGTTGCCGCCGTGTCTCCTGTTGTCACTGTAGAAGAGGAATACACTGGGCCAAGCACTGGTCCTGTTGACTCTGTTTCACCTGTCATTGCCGTTGAAGAGGAGTACACTGGGCCTAGTATCGACGCTGGCCCCGTTGCTGCCGTCTCTCCCGTAGTAACCGTTGACGAAGAATACAATGCTCCCGTTGCCCCCGTTCCAACCGTTGATGAGGAGTACACTGGGCCCAACGAAGTCGCCCACGTCAGCCCCCCTGCTGACGAATACAGCTCACCAAACCACTAA
- the LOC119588282 gene encoding AT-rich interactive domain-containing protein 1B-like, giving the protein MIGAKDEACGNLPFLAVVCMVSAAKLPGYSARGDTGLGVDLGGAGGHGGGAAGAGSVFQAVFVGSGNLPASAIVGAGAGIGGGAVGQEYTGPSTGPVAPVDTVEEEYTGPVAAVSPVVTVEEEYTGPSTGPIDPVAPVIAVEEEYTGPSIDAGPVAAVSPVVTVDEEYNAPVAPVPTVMRSRPAKSPLSPPVRYSHNLSLCCRYDHCQGQ; this is encoded by the exons ATGATTGGTGCTAAAGACGAAGCA TGTGGGAATCTCCCGTTTCTGGCTGTGGTGTGCATGGTGTCCGCTGCGAAGTTGCCAGGATACAGTGCCAGAGGTGACACTGGCTTGGGCGTCGATCTAGGAGGCGCAGGAGGCCACGGCGGCGGCGCAGCAGGGGCCGGCAGCGTTTTTCAGGCCGTTTTCGTCGGCAGCGGAAACCTTCCTGCTAGTGCTATTGTAGGCGCTGGAGCAGGCATTGGCGGCGGCGCGGTTGGACAGGAATACACTGGGCCAAGCACTGGTCCTGTTGCTCCTGTTGATACCGTTGAAGAAGAATACACTGGCCCAGTTGCCGCCGTGTCTCCTGTTGTTACTGTAGAAGAGGAATACACTGGGCCAAGCACTGGTCCTATTGACCCTGTTGCACCTGTCATTGCCGTTGAAGAGGAGTACACTGGGCCTAGTATCGACGCTGGCCCCGTTGCTGCCGTCTCTCCCGTAGTAACCGTTGACGAAGAATACAATGCTCCCGTTGCCCCCGTTCCAACCGTTATGAGATCACGGCCAGCGAAGTCGCCACTCAGCCCCCCTGTGCGATACAGCCACAACCTAAGCTTATGCTGTCGATATGATCATTGCCAAGGTCAGTAA
- the LOC119588421 gene encoding AT-rich interactive domain-containing protein 1B-like, which yields MNLLRGVSVLAMVCMVSAAKLPGYSAGGDSGLGVDLSSAGGHGGGAGGAGSGSVFPAVFVGSGNLPASAIVGPAGVIGGGAVGQEYTEPSTDPVAPVVTVEEEYTGPGAGPVAPVVTVEEEYTGPSIDAGPDSAASPAVTFDEEYSEPSIDVAPVAPVPTVEEEYTGPNEVAHVSPPAEEYISPNH from the exons ATGAACCTG CTGCGAGGTGTTTCCGTGCTTGCTATGGTGTGCATGGTGTCCGCTGCGAAGCTGCCAGGCTACAGTGCCGGAGGCGACTCTGGCTTGGGCGTCGATCTGAGTAGCGCAGGAGGCCACGGTGGCGGCGCAGGAGGGGCTGGAAGCGGCAGCGTTTTCCCGGCCGTTTTCGTTGGCAGCGGAAACCTTCCTGCAAGTGCTATTGTAGGCCCTGCTGGAGTCATTGGCGGCGGCGCTGTTGGGCAAGAGTACACTGAGCCAAGCACAGATCCCGTTGCTCCTGTTGTTACCGTAGAAGAGGAATACACTGGCCCAGGTGCTGGTCCCGTTGCACCTGTTGTTACCGTTGAAGAGGAATATACTGGTCCAAGCATTGACGCTGGTCCCGACTCTGCCGCCTCTCCTGCTGTGACCTTCGACGAAGAATACAGCGAACCAAGCATTGACGTTGCCCCCGTTGCCCCTGTTCCAACCGTGGAGGAGGAGTACACTGGGCCCAACGAAGTCGCTCACGTCAGCCCCCCTGCTGAAGAATATATCTCACCAAACCACTAA